Genomic DNA from Rudanella lutea DSM 19387:
ACCCGCAAACACGTAGAAGGGCTTTTTAGGATTTCTGGTTACCTCGAAGGTGGCTTCGCCTGACAAATAAATCGAGCGATCATCCTGGCCAAGATTGGGTGCATAACTTATTCGGCTTTGGGGCTTTAGCCAGACCTGGGAGCCATCTGGCAGGGTGATTTCTCTGATCTGATTCGATAGATTCACCTGTTCAGTTTTCGCTTGGGGCAACTGGGCAACCTGCTCCCGGTACGAATAGCCGGTATCTGTAGGGTAACGGTTTAGCCAGAGGCCTGCCCCGAGTGCCAATGCGACACTGGCTGCGGCAGCAGTTCGGAACCAGGACTTTTGCCAAATTGGAACTACCTGGGTAACGCCTTCTTCCACATATCCGGCCTGTCTGTTTGTTGCTCTGATGCGCGCGAGTAAGTACGCTTCAGCTTCTTCTGAAAGGTAGGTACGAGCATAGGAGGTTAATCCCAGGCGCACCGCTTCCAGTAGCTGAACCGCCTGTTGCCAATCTTCTCTCTTGTGCGGGTGCGCCTGCAACCATTCCTCCCAGCCTTGCGTGGATTGTGCAGTTGGCTCCAACTGATGCTTCAGAAAAGCGTCATCACAAACAAAGTCAGTGGGAGAATAATGTTGGTAGGTGGAGCGCACAGAAACAGTTGTTTTTGTCAGTAGATGACAAAGTGACTGTTTTCATACTCGGACAAATGCGAATAAATTTAGAAAAAGTAAAATAAATGCCAGTAGCCATTTTCGGAGCTTTTCGACGGCCCGGAAGACCAGATTCTGGGCCGACTGCCGGTTTATATCTAGGACCTGGGCAATCTCGTGGTAATCCATTTCTTCGACAAACCGTAGGCGAACAGCCTCCTGCTGGCGGGGTGGTAGCTGGCTAATCAGCTTTTGGACCAGTTCCTGGCGGTTTGTCGTCTCCTGCTGCTCGGAGAGAAGCTCCTCTGAAGACGGTTCCGCCCAGAGTTCATCGAATTCTACCTGAGACAGCGGCTGATAAGGGCGTTCTTTTCGCTGCATCAGGTGAATCATGCGTGTTTTCAGGGCTTTCAGTAAATAGAAGCGAACGTTTTCAGGTTGCCCAAGGCGGTTTCGCTTTATCCAGATTTCAGCAAATACATCATGAATACAGTCCAGAACAAACGCTTCGGAAATGGGCGTCAGGCTCATACCATAGCGGTACATTGGCCTGATATGAGTCCGGTACAAACTTGTGTAGGCCTCTTCGTCTCCCTGCTGGAAAGCCTGCCAAACCTGAATATCGTCTGGATGGATCGACACGGTTGAAGATTACATGGAAAGTGACAAATAAGCCAATTCAGTATGGTGGTCTGCATTCTACAAATTAAAAATGAAACCATCAGGCTTTACCTACTTCTCTCGGGTTCCAGCCATTTGTCATCTTGGAAAAGTAGTTATTATCTCATTACAGGGGTGGTCGATGTACATGCTCAGCTTCAGGCGTTTGAAAAAACAACCACGCCGAAGATTAACGCTTAACGTATCTCAGTTTTTTTTGGAACGCAGTCCCTTAAGCACACGATCGCTTTAAGTAGCAAGGGCACCAAATGTATCAAACGCGTGTTATATTGCCATCAAATGAGACTGATTTAGTCACTAATTACCCCTATGGCAACCCAATCCGCGATACCTACCCTAAATCTGGTGAAGCTCAGTCCGCTTCAGCTGATCGACCGGGCCCGACAGGGCCTAGTCGGAACCGAGCCGGGCCGGGTGGCCGGGTTGCTGCAGGTTACCGACAAAGAAATGGCCCGCCTGCTGAATCAGTCGGTGGCCACCTTTCACCGGCAAACCAAACTCCCGCGATTAGACCCCGCTACTTCCGAACGACTCCTGTTGCTCACCCGCTTAGCCCTATACGGTGCTACCGTGTTTCAGGATCAAGGTAAGTTTACCCGCTGGTTGCGCCGACCCCTGCGCCTGCTGGACGACCGTTCTCCGCTCGACCTACTGGACAGCACCACTGGGATCCAACTGGTGGAGGATATGTTAGGACGTATTGAATACGGCGTGTTTAGCTAATGGCTGCAGCTGAAGATCCAATCCTGCTTTACCGGATTCAGACCGATGCGCATCGGGACACGATTCTGGACGGAATTGGTGCTCGTATGCGGGGTGGGCGCTGGAATGCGAAAGGTCGCCCGATGGTTTATACGTCCACTACGCCAGAACTGTGCTTTCTGTAATACATGGTTTATCTGGAGGGTACTCAGACTACCAACAGCCTGAGGTTATTCATTTAGGGTACCCAGCCTAATCAACCCGGAGAGCTTTCTTCCCTGTGGGGAGGTTGGTTGAAGGCATAGTGACATATGGGATAGGAAACCAATTGAGTGGGTAGCTGTACAACGTTGAGACGTATCGGCCGACGACAGTCGATACAACCATCAATAGCGGTGCACTGATAAATATCCAGCGCAATCTTACAAACGTCATAAGTTCTCACTCTTCTTGTGCCGGTCGAGAATAGCGAATGGGAGATGATTATTACTATAGCGTTGATGGGTTCACGCTGATGCTTACTGAGTTACGAGCTGCCGTTAGAGCCAATACCTTCATCGAATACTATTAAAAAAGAGAAGACCGAATGTGGGTTTTAAAAGTTGTAGATATCTCAAGTCTAAAGCACCCATCCTTCCAATTGGCTATCCAACTTCAGATGAGCTATGATAAGGTCCACGAGAATGGTCTGTAAGTCTGAAGCCAAAAGAGCAGTGCGCTAACCACGTTTTCCATTCATCGCTTCCTAAAATATCCTAACTTCATCAGGGAGTTGGCTGTTGATCAGCCTAATCACGTTTGGATGATTTACATTACTAATAGTTCATTCTTTACGATTGTCTGTACAACTCGTCAATAACAGATTCTCCTCGAAGCGGATTTAGTATACGGTGTAGCCTAAACTCAACATGTTGTTAACTGTTAGGCAACTTTACGTATGGCTTTGAAGCAGTTACAGAAGCAAACAGCGAAGCCTTGGTTTTACAAGCGCGGGTCATTTCATGGCTATTATTCCGGAGTGCTGAATTCACAACCTGTAAAACAACTATGTTTTGACAAGCCCATTCTATCCGCAAAAATGTAAGTCAATGTTGCAGGGATAAAAAAAATTTAGTATTTGACTCAGGGGTATTTGCACTTTTCTGGTCTTAACCGTAAATGTAAGCGGTTGAGATCATGAAACCCTTTCTAAATCAAGTTGAGCTACTTTCATTAAAAGTGGACCAGGATAACCGCACTGAAGAATTCTCTGAGTGGGTAGACAAAG
This window encodes:
- a CDS encoding FecR family protein — translated: MRSTYQHYSPTDFVCDDAFLKHQLEPTAQSTQGWEEWLQAHPHKREDWQQAVQLLEAVRLGLTSYARTYLSEEAEAYLLARIRATNRQAGYVEEGVTQVVPIWQKSWFRTAAAASVALALGAGLWLNRYPTDTGYSYREQVAQLPQAKTEQVNLSNQIREITLPDGSQVWLKPQSRISYAPNLGQDDRSIYLSGEATFEVTRNPKKPFYVFAGKIVTKVLGTRFVVKALENADNLVVQVQHGQVSVYRHTSKDVRLPRQALDGVLLQPNQQVIFSRRNEQFTKSIVEQPALLPTTIPVENSFVFEETPVVEVLERLKAAYGIDIIYNAEVLEDCELTASLSDESLFQKLEIIAQSIGATYEIVEGQVIFTAKGCKNL
- the parS gene encoding type II RES/Xre toxin-antitoxin system antitoxin; translated protein: MATQSAIPTLNLVKLSPLQLIDRARQGLVGTEPGRVAGLLQVTDKEMARLLNQSVATFHRQTKLPRLDPATSERLLLLTRLALYGATVFQDQGKFTRWLRRPLRLLDDRSPLDLLDSTTGIQLVEDMLGRIEYGVFS
- a CDS encoding RNA polymerase sigma factor; its protein translation is MSIHPDDIQVWQAFQQGDEEAYTSLYRTHIRPMYRYGMSLTPISEAFVLDCIHDVFAEIWIKRNRLGQPENVRFYLLKALKTRMIHLMQRKERPYQPLSQVEFDELWAEPSSEELLSEQQETTNRQELVQKLISQLPPRQQEAVRLRFVEEMDYHEIAQVLDINRQSAQNLVFRAVEKLRKWLLAFILLFLNLFAFVRV
- a CDS encoding RES family NAD+ phosphorylase, whose amino-acid sequence is MAAAEDPILLYRIQTDAHRDTILDGIGARMRGGRWNAKGRPMVYTSTTPELCFL